From the Lolium rigidum isolate FL_2022 chromosome 2, APGP_CSIRO_Lrig_0.1, whole genome shotgun sequence genome, one window contains:
- the LOC124690945 gene encoding wall-associated receptor kinase 2-like: MAIAPVVHLLLLLLLPLAEVSAQEQQKPPPPPRVVRPGCREKCGNITIPYPFGIGDGCYRDDGKGGFQLKCDDSHATPRLTAVGYDIRITNLSIATGEVQAKLKATRYCYDNEGVSVNRSGDGAMPLTSSHYLFSATRNRLVALGCPSHGYFVDTAGYYVSGCMSICRPLQYAMPGSCTGVACCQSAIPSAVGYFEPYLLDVQKKDGDPILYTTTTTCRYVFLVDTEWLSTRYNNVDKHLNRTDDLTVPIILDWAVRNVGNCSTARLNRTDYACRSAASHCVKSINGAGYQCNCSKGYEGNPYLEDGCRDIDECKRIEKQEEPCYGVCTNTPGSYTCQCPPGTSGIATWKNGCRPKDSFTFALKVVTGVSVGVFLPVFMCFWLYLGIQKRKLIRAKHKFFELNGGVFLQQQMSSYNGTGTCAGGFKIFSKEDLEKATNHFAADRVLGRGGHGIVYKGVLEDKTVVAIKKSKMIEEAPTKEFAMEMFILSQINHKNVVKLLGCCLEVEVPMLVYEYVSNGTLYNYIHGSNGIESGTAFETCLRIAVESAEALAYMHSSASPPILHGDVKTANILLDDKLTAKVSDFGASKLAPTDEAKMATLVQGTCGYLDPEYLMTCRLTEKSDVYSFGVVLLELLTKKKALYFDGPEEDRSLVLCFMMAVQVGQHQELLDSQVRNEMRIETLEVITHLIMKCLNMCGQERPTMKEVAERLEMLRRYQLNPWAQADANMEETQSLLDMEQRNVEYKFTQDCVLDFEGGSTYSFSS, from the exons ATGGCGATCGCACCTGTGGTGCACCTCTTGCTGCTGTTACTACTGCCACTGGCAGAAGTCTCGGCTCAAGAGCAACAGAAGCCGCCACCACCTCCGCGGGTcgtgcggccaggctgccgcgaaaAGTGCGGCAACATCACAATCCCCTACCCCTTTGGCATCGGCGACGGTTGCTACCGTGATGATGGCAAAGGTGGCTTCCAGCTCAAGTGCGACGACTCCCATGCCACCCCGCGGCTCACCGCGGTTGGCTATGACATCCGGATCACGAACCTGTCCATCGCCACCGGCGAGGTCCAGGCAAAGCTCAAAGCGACGCGCTACTGCTACGACAACGAAGGTGTCAGCGTCAACCGGAGCGGTGATGGAGCTATGCCGCTCACCAGCAGCCACTATCTCTTCTCCGCAACAAGGAaccgcctcgtcgcgctcggctgccccagccacggctacttcgtcGACACCGCCGGTTACTACGTCAGTGGCTGCATGTCCATATGCAGGCCGTTGCAGTACGCCATGCCAGGGTCATGCACGGGCGTCGCCTGCTGCCAGAGCGCCATACCCAGCGCTGTTGGGTACTTCGAGCCATACCTGCTCGATGTGCAAAAGAAGGATGGAGACCCAATCTTGTATACAACCACCACGACCTGCCGCTACGTGTTCCTGGTGGATACCGAGTGGTTGAGTACCAGGTACAACAACGTCGACAAGCACCTCAACCGGACCGACGACCTCACCGTGCCCATCATCCTCGACTGGGCGGTCCGTAACGTCGGCAACTGCAGCACCGCCAGGCTCAACAGAACCGACTACGCGTGCAGGAGCGCGGCCAGCCATTGCGTCAAATCCATAAACGGCGCTGGGTATCAGTGCAACTGCTCCAAGGGGTATGAGGGCAACCCCTATCTAGAAGATGGATGCAGAG ACATCGACGAGTGCAAACGCATAGAAAAGCAAGAGGAACCATGCTACGGTGTCTGCACAAATACTCCAGGAAGCTACACTTGCCAATGTCCTCCTGGGACTAGTGGAATTGCCACCTGGAAGAATGGTTGCCGTCCAAAGGACAGTTTCACCTTCGCGCTGAAAGTAGTTACAG GAGTCAGTGTTGGAGTGTTCTTGCCAGTGTTCATGTGCTTCTGGCTCTACCTGGGTATCCAGAAGAGGAAGCTTATCAGGGCAAAGCACAAGTTCTTCGAACTAAATGGAGGCGTCTTCCTGCAGCAGCAGATGAGCTCCTACAATGGCACCGGCACCTGCGCCGGTGGGTTCAAGATCTTTTCTAAGGAAGACCTCGAGAAGGCGACCAACCACTTTGCTGCTGACCGTGTTCTCGGCCGCGGCGGGCACGGCATTGTCTACAAGGGTGTCCTTGAGGACAAGACAGTGGTGGCAATCAAGAAGTCAAAGATGATAGAGGAGGCCCCGACAAAGGAATTCGCGATGGAGATGTTCATCCTCTCCCAGATAAACCACAAGAATGTCGTAAAGCTGCTTGGGTGCTGCCTCGAAGTAGAAGTGCCCATGCTGGTCTATGAGTATGTCTCAAACGGTACCCTATACAATTACATCCATGGCAGTAACGGAATCGAGTCTGGCACAGCCTTTGAAACCTGTCTTCGGATAGCAGTGGAGTCTGCCGAGGCACTAGCATACATGCATTCTTCAGCCTCACCTCCTATTCTCCATGGAGACGTCAAGACGGCAAACATTTTGTTGGACGACAAGCTCACAGCAAAAGTTTCAGATTTCGGAGCATCAAAACTGGCACCAACTGATGAGGCCAAGATGGCGACATTGGTGCAGGGAACATGTGGTTACCTTGATCCAGAATACCTAATGACATGCCGGCTGACTGAGAAGAGTGATGTGTACAGCTTTGGTGTCGTCCTGTTGGAGCTTCTGACAAAGAAGAAGGCACTGTACTTCGACGGGCCAGAGGAAGATAGAAGCCTTGTTTTATGCTTCATGATGGCAGTTCAGGTAGGCCAGCACCAAGAGCTTCTGGACAGCCAAGTGAGGAATGAGATGAGAATTGAAACGCTCGAAGTGATCACGCACCTCATCATGAAATGCTTGAACATGTGTGGACAGGAAAGGCCGACAATGAAGGAGGTTGCAGAGAGGCTAGAGATGCTGAGGAGATACCAGCTAAACCCATGGGCTCAAGCAGATGCCAACATGGAGGAGACGCAGAGCTTGCTTGATATGGAACAACGGAATGTGGAGTACAAGTTCACACAGGATTGCGTCCTTGATTTTGAAGGAGGCAGTACATACAGCTTTAGCTCGTAG